The DNA segment GGAAGGATAACTGTCAAGTTCCATAATCCCCTCTTTGTTGGTGAAGAAGTGGAAGTTATAGCAGAAATAAAGGAAAATAGAAGGAAAATAAAGATTACTAAAGCAGAAATGAAAAGAACTTCCGATGGAAAGAAAATAGCTGAAGCAGAAGCAATAATGTTTGTTAAAAGGGAGAATAGATGAAAAAGTTGTTCTTTACACTTCTTTTCGTCCTATTTCCAGTAATTTCTTTCTCTCAAGAGGTAAAAATCTTAATAGATGCCGTTTCAGTAAGAGATTCCGTAAATGGAGAGATAGTTAGAACGTTAAACAGTGGTGAAAAAGAGGAACTCTTTAACGTTTATGGATACTGGGGGAAAGTTAAGGGCGGTTGGCTAAACTTAGACTACACCGATTACTCTTTCCCAGACTTTTCCGTTACAGCTGAGGTTAAATTAAGTATAGGGGTAGTTCTTGTTCATTCTAAAGCAGAAACCGACTCTGGAGAAATAGAATTAAAGCCTAATGATGTTATCTTCTTTAAAACCGAAAAAAACGGGAAAATTTTCGGTCTCTTTAACAAAAAAGCAGTTGCTATTAACCTTAATGATATTGAATTAAAAGAGTTAAACTTTAAAGTGGTTAACTTAAATAGACCTGTAAAGCTGTTTTCTGAAAGTGGAGAAGAGACCGTAGTTTTTCCAGGAGAGACCGTTCTTTTTGAAGAGGGAGGAAAAGTTCTTTACAAAAACCATTTGTGGGCTAGTTTTCTTTTTACAGATATTAAAACAAAAGAACCTTCTTTAACCTCGTTGGAAGAAGAAATAAACCACCTAATAGATATCTTCAACAGTGCAAAATATTCCTCTCCAATTTCGGAAAGAATAGGTTATTACGTAAAATTGCTCCCTGTTGATGTTAATTCATTTGAAGTTTTGGAAACACCAACAGGATTAGGTCTTAAAATAAGACTTAAATATCAGTTTTTCTATAAGGACGGCAAACCGGTTAAAGGAAGAAAAACAAGGTTTATTCTTAAGAAATCAAATTTCAACTTTTGGAAAACGATTTCAGAACTTTGTTTCAGATATGGGGTTAACAAGTTTGTGGAAATTGAGGTTTACCGCTTTAATGGAGAAAACGACTTTGAGAAGGAAGGTTTCATAGCTTCGAGCTATCACTATTACAAAGAGAACAAACTCTCTTCCCTTAGTGACTTCATAAATAACTCTGAATCCGAATTTAGCAACGATCTATGGTTCTTTGCTGACGAAGTTTATGAGAGGTTGGAAAATGGGGATTAAAGAAAACGTTGAAAGGATAAAAGAAAGGATAAAAATTGCTTGTGAGAAAGCTGATAGAAATCCTGACGAAGTTCTTCTTCTTGCTGCTTCAAAGACAAGAACTCCTGAAGAAATAAAGGAAGCTTTCTTAGCAGGAATTAAGCTTTTTGGAGAAAATAGAGTTCAAGAAGCAAGGGAGAAAATTCCTAAACTTTCCGATCTTCCTATTGAATGGCATATGATAGGACATCTCCAGACAAACAAGGTAAAGTATGCTGTAAATCTTTTCAGCGTTATTGAGTCTTTGGATTCAAAAAAACTTGCAGATGAACTTGAGAAGAGATTGGAAAAAGTCAAGAAAACAATGGATGTCTTCATAGAAGTAAAGCTTTCCAAAGAACCTACGAAGCACGGTTGTAGTCCTAGCGAGGTCTTAGAGCTTGCAAAGTATGTTCTTTCTAAAAAGCATTTAAAACTCAAAGGTTTAATGACCGTTCCACCATACTCTGAAGACTTAGAGTTTGTAAGACCTTACTTTAGAAAATTGAGAGAAATAAGGAATAAGCTACAGGACGATTTGGGAATACCTATTCCACATCTTTCTATGGGAATGTCTCACGATTTTGAGGTTGCAATAGAGGAAGGGGCTACAATTGTTAGAATTGGAACAGCTATCTTTGGAGAAAGAAAATATTAAGTAAAGTGGAGGAACTATGGCTAAGAAGGAATTAATAGTTTATGTAAAAAATGCCAATAATAAAAAGGTAGTTACTGCCGCTCTTGAGTCAGGAGTTTTCGCGCTTTTACTTGAAAAGCCTGAAAGCAAAAAGGTGAAACAGCTCGCTAAGGTCAAAACAATAGCGCCAGATGGGGATTATAAGCTCGGAGAAGAATTTGTAATTGTTGAAATAAAAGGAAAAGAGGACGAAGAAAGGGCAGCTACTCTTTTAAAGCAAGGGAAGAATGTAATAGTAAAAACGACAGACTGGACAATCATTCCTCTTGAAAACCTTCTTGCTCAAGGTGATAACGTTTACGCTTGGGTAAGGAACACCGAAGAGGCTAAAACTGCTATAACAATCCTTGAAAAAGGAGTTAAAGGCGTAGTTTTGGATACTGAAGACGTAAACGAAATAAAGCTTGCGGGACAAGAGATAAACCTTGGAGGAGAGAAATTAAATCTAGAGGTAGCGAAAATAAAAAGAGTAAAACCTCTTGGAATGTGCGATAGAGTCTGTATAGATACTTGCACTAATCTTACTCGTGGAGAAGGGGCTTTAGTTGGGAACTCCTCTGCTGGAATGTTTTTAGTTCACGCTGAAACAGAATCCAACCCTTATGTTGCGGCAAGACCTTTTAGGGTAAACGCGGGTGCTGTTCATATGTATGTAAGACTTCCAAACGGAAGAACAAAGTACCTTTCTGAAATAGAAAGTGGTGATGAAATAATGATTTACAACTACAAAGGAGAAGGTAAAATCGTTTACGTTGGCAGAGCAAAGGTAGAAAAAAGACCAATGCTCTTAATAGAAGCAGAAACCAAAGATGGAAAGAAAGTTGCTGGGATCTTGCAGAATGCAGAAACCATTAGGCTTACTGCCCCTGATGGGACACCAGTTTCTGTAGTGGAACTAAAAGAGGGAGATGAAGTTCTGGTTTACACAGAAGAACCAGGAAGACACTTTGGAATGAAAGTTAAGGAAAGCATAGTTGAAAAATAACTCTTTTAGAGGTTGGAGATGGAAGACTTTTTCAGAGAACTAATGGCTGACGCTCTAGGAAAATCTAAAGAAGAGCTTTCAGAAATCTTAGGAGAACCAGATAAGATTTGCGATATATTCGTTCAAAGAGTTTACTTAGATGAGTCACTAAAAAAATTTCTTTGGGGAGTTTCTGTCGTTATTTTTGATGGAGACGAGCTTGTGGAGTCTTCTACTTACGCAACCTTTTACAATTGGAACTTGGCAAAACGATACGCAAAGGCTTTAGAAAAGTTTTTTAAAGAACAAGGTTTTGAGACAAACTTGAAAGGAGAACTTGGAGAATGAGGGCGTTAGTTACTGGAGGGGCAGGTTTTATAGGTTCCAATTTGGCTTTGGAACTTCAAAGAAGGTATAAAAACGCTGAAATTTTTGTTCTTGATGATTTTTCTTCTGGATATTTTAAGAACTTAATAGGTTTTGAGGGAGAAATAATTACAGGTTCAATTACAGAAAAAGATACAATAGAAAAGCTAAGAAAGTACAACTTTGATGTTATTTTCCACCAAGCCGCAAACGTTAACACAGTAGACTCAAACCAAAGAAGAATGATGGAAATAAACTGTGAAGCTTTTAAGGAACTTCTAGAAGTTGCTAGAGAGCAAAAAGCAAAAGTTGTTTACGCTTCTTCTGCCGCTGTTTATGGGAACGGCCCTGCTCCTATGAAGGTGGACCAACCTATGACACCAGAGAATGTTTACGGATTTTCTAAGGCTATGATGGATAACCTAGCTAAAAAGTTTATAAAAGAAAATCCAGAGATACAAGTTGTAGGGCTTAGATACTTTAACGTTTATGGACCTCGTGAAACTCACAAAGGAAAAATGGCTAGTATGGTTCTTCAATTAACAGTTCAGATACTTAAAGGGAAAAGACCAAGGCTTTTTAAGTGGGGGGAGCAAAAGAGGGATTTTGTCTACGTTATGGACTGTGTTGAGGCCAACATTAAAGGCTTTGAATCTGAGAAAAGCGGAATTGTAAATGTTGGAACTGGAAGAGCAAGAGCTTTCAACGAAGTTGTGGAAGTAATTAAAAAAACTTTAGGTATCAATGTAGAAACAGAGTATTTTGACAACCCTTACGACTTTTATCAAAACTTTACAGAAGCAGACCTCACCAAAACAAAAGAAGTACTAGGATGGTGCCCAACCACACAAATAGAAGAAGGAATACCTGCTTATATAGATTGGATAAAAGAAAATGTTGATATAGAAAAACTTCCTTACTAATTCTCTACTCTTCCCCTTTTCCTTTTTCCTTCCTTTTTAACTCTTTGAGGACTTGGTATTTTTGTTTAAATGCAATATTTTTGAAACTACCTTAAAAAGATGTTTTAATATAGTTGACACGAAGGTTTAATATAGCTAAATTAAAATTTAAGGAATAAGGAGGATGGGCGGTGATAGACAAGGATACTCCGGTATACATGATAAGTATAGTAGCAAAGATAGCAGGAGTTCATCCTCAAACTCTCCGGTTCTATGAGAATGAGGGGCTTATTAAACCTTCAAGAACTGCTGGTAAAACAAGGCTTTACTCTGAACGGGACTTAGTCAGA comes from the Desulfurobacteriaceae bacterium genome and includes:
- a CDS encoding hotdog fold domain-containing protein encodes the protein GRITVKFHNPLFVGEEVEVIAEIKENRRKIKITKAEMKRTSDGKKIAEAEAIMFVKRENR
- a CDS encoding YggS family pyridoxal phosphate-dependent enzyme produces the protein MGIKENVERIKERIKIACEKADRNPDEVLLLAASKTRTPEEIKEAFLAGIKLFGENRVQEAREKIPKLSDLPIEWHMIGHLQTNKVKYAVNLFSVIESLDSKKLADELEKRLEKVKKTMDVFIEVKLSKEPTKHGCSPSEVLELAKYVLSKKHLKLKGLMTVPPYSEDLEFVRPYFRKLREIRNKLQDDLGIPIPHLSMGMSHDFEVAIEEGATIVRIGTAIFGERKY
- a CDS encoding 3-dehydroquinate synthase II, coding for MAKKELIVYVKNANNKKVVTAALESGVFALLLEKPESKKVKQLAKVKTIAPDGDYKLGEEFVIVEIKGKEDEERAATLLKQGKNVIVKTTDWTIIPLENLLAQGDNVYAWVRNTEEAKTAITILEKGVKGVVLDTEDVNEIKLAGQEINLGGEKLNLEVAKIKRVKPLGMCDRVCIDTCTNLTRGEGALVGNSSAGMFLVHAETESNPYVAARPFRVNAGAVHMYVRLPNGRTKYLSEIESGDEIMIYNYKGEGKIVYVGRAKVEKRPMLLIEAETKDGKKVAGILQNAETIRLTAPDGTPVSVVELKEGDEVLVYTEEPGRHFGMKVKESIVEK
- the rfaD gene encoding ADP-glyceromanno-heptose 6-epimerase; protein product: MRALVTGGAGFIGSNLALELQRRYKNAEIFVLDDFSSGYFKNLIGFEGEIITGSITEKDTIEKLRKYNFDVIFHQAANVNTVDSNQRRMMEINCEAFKELLEVAREQKAKVVYASSAAVYGNGPAPMKVDQPMTPENVYGFSKAMMDNLAKKFIKENPEIQVVGLRYFNVYGPRETHKGKMASMVLQLTVQILKGKRPRLFKWGEQKRDFVYVMDCVEANIKGFESEKSGIVNVGTGRARAFNEVVEVIKKTLGINVETEYFDNPYDFYQNFTEADLTKTKEVLGWCPTTQIEEGIPAYIDWIKENVDIEKLPY